Proteins found in one Sporosarcina sp. FSL K6-3457 genomic segment:
- a CDS encoding Gp15 family bacteriophage protein, which translates to MRLNTPLVTSFVFDGHEYEIDLAFDNVLSVFSVFDEIDLRDYEKADIALALLIGVEYKSNTNDLWNFVYGTFIHVEDKRSIEYDRQGNPMPIQKEPKKSIDFEKDAEYIYASFRQAYNINLYQEQGKLSWAEFKALLSGLPSDTVMQRVIQIRLWEPSKGESSEYKQAMKELQKTYALEELEEE; encoded by the coding sequence ATGAGACTAAACACCCCGTTGGTCACATCATTCGTGTTCGATGGCCATGAATACGAAATTGACCTCGCTTTTGACAATGTTTTAAGTGTTTTTAGTGTATTTGACGAAATTGATTTACGGGATTACGAGAAAGCTGACATAGCCCTTGCCTTGCTGATTGGAGTTGAATATAAATCTAACACCAACGACTTGTGGAATTTTGTCTACGGAACTTTTATTCACGTTGAAGATAAACGGTCCATTGAATATGATCGCCAAGGTAACCCGATGCCTATTCAAAAAGAGCCTAAGAAATCTATTGATTTTGAAAAAGATGCAGAATACATTTACGCATCATTTCGGCAGGCTTATAACATTAATTTGTACCAAGAACAAGGAAAATTAAGTTGGGCAGAATTTAAGGCTTTGTTATCCGGTTTGCCGTCAGACACAGTTATGCAACGGGTTATCCAAATTAGGTTATGGGAACCGTCGAAAGGCGAATCGAGCGAATATAAGCAGGCAATGAAAGAACTACAGAAGACTTATGCACTTGAAGAACTAGAAGAAGAGTAA
- a CDS encoding phage tail tube protein — MGRKKNALRGHFIQAYVPGTEEPTEVWLELARYISSISDDTQEETEDQAFYDGDGTPETSVTSVAGAYGIEGQYDPTDPAQELIANMKYKVGDGRKVHHKVVSSDGTKQWVGRATVTSIVAGAGDASAYEEFSCNIRFDAIPTETELTPGG; from the coding sequence ATGGGTAGAAAAAAGAACGCACTACGAGGACATTTTATTCAAGCGTACGTACCAGGTACGGAGGAGCCAACAGAAGTATGGTTGGAGCTAGCTAGATACATTTCATCGATTAGCGATGACACGCAGGAAGAGACGGAAGATCAAGCCTTCTATGATGGTGATGGGACACCAGAAACCTCTGTAACATCTGTAGCAGGAGCATATGGCATCGAGGGTCAATATGATCCGACTGATCCGGCGCAAGAATTAATCGCGAACATGAAATACAAGGTAGGCGATGGCCGCAAGGTGCACCACAAAGTTGTATCGTCCGACGGTACGAAGCAATGGGTCGGACGTGCAACTGTGACGTCTATCGTAGCGGGTGCAGGAGATGCATCTGCATACGAGGAATTCAGCTGCAACATTCGATTTGATGCCATCCCAACTGAAACAGAGCTAACGCCGGGGGGGTAA
- a CDS encoding minor capsid protein encodes MDFMEMLCDRINAMTPRLPVECKLGYLGVAESLALYPLPGGKVVHEFMDGTSDQQLNYEIAMQSKSQAKVNDVLWMIQNELEALKELDSQDDSFKFDELIITNKPFINQIDEQGWFVFLLDIQANITVFKEEK; translated from the coding sequence ATGGATTTTATGGAAATGTTATGTGACAGAATAAACGCCATGACACCACGGCTTCCTGTTGAATGCAAGCTCGGCTATCTAGGAGTGGCTGAATCACTTGCGCTTTATCCGTTACCCGGTGGAAAAGTAGTCCATGAGTTTATGGATGGCACCAGTGACCAACAACTCAATTACGAAATCGCTATGCAATCAAAGTCACAGGCGAAAGTCAATGATGTGCTATGGATGATTCAGAATGAGTTGGAGGCGCTGAAAGAGCTAGACAGCCAAGACGACAGTTTCAAGTTTGATGAATTAATCATAACGAACAAGCCTTTCATCAATCAAATTGATGAGCAAGGTTGGTTCGTATTTTTATTAGATATACAAGCAAATATCACAGTTTTTAAGGAGGAAAAATAG
- a CDS encoding minor capsid protein, translated as MSVRVTINLTGARRKLSREAVNRGKYALANQAMADMNQFVPMLSTALRGSVSVNSDATSINYDTPYAAKMFYMYMHNYTTPGTGPRWDLKAKSVFMSDWINAFTKGADW; from the coding sequence ATGTCGGTAAGGGTGACAATCAATCTGACTGGCGCCAGAAGAAAGTTAAGCCGAGAAGCGGTGAACCGTGGTAAATATGCATTAGCGAATCAAGCGATGGCAGATATGAACCAATTTGTTCCTATGCTTAGCACTGCGTTGAGGGGGTCGGTATCTGTCAATTCAGATGCAACGTCCATCAATTATGACACTCCATACGCTGCTAAGATGTTTTACATGTACATGCATAACTACACGACACCAGGCACCGGACCACGTTGGGATTTGAAGGCGAAAAGTGTATTCATGTCCGATTGGATCAATGCATTCACGAAAGGAGCTGATTGGTAA
- a CDS encoding putative minor capsid protein yields the protein MMPKPPKKFCVDSFEYKEYVGENKWSEPEYAAPVLIEHCRIDRTAQYTSTTSGKTLLYNSVVFCYEGITTPLPIFKNESVLVYDGQEHIVTKVIPIYEAYSTTIYSYELEVV from the coding sequence ATGATGCCGAAACCACCAAAGAAATTCTGTGTCGATAGCTTTGAGTACAAAGAATATGTCGGTGAAAACAAATGGTCCGAACCGGAGTATGCTGCACCTGTTTTGATTGAACATTGTCGCATCGACAGGACTGCGCAGTACACGTCAACTACGTCCGGGAAGACATTGCTATACAACTCAGTAGTGTTTTGTTACGAGGGTATCACAACGCCGTTACCCATATTTAAAAACGAGTCTGTTTTGGTGTATGACGGACAAGAACACATTGTTACAAAGGTCATCCCGATTTACGAAGCCTACAGCACCACTATTTACTCTTATGAGTTGGAGGTGGTCTGA
- a CDS encoding putative Ig domain-containing protein → MTFRIYKGGSMVVEGVSPLAITGLLPDTTVANGEYQVARVESGKESAKVDIPAFTTLPIKVTGVTLSPKTSSAEVGTVGSRQLTAAIEPINATNAAVTYSIAPTTAGLSVSTTGLIEWDDTVADGVYTTTVTTDDGGNTDTHVLTLTTP, encoded by the coding sequence ATGACCTTTAGAATCTACAAAGGTGGCTCAATGGTAGTGGAAGGGGTTAGCCCTCTAGCTATTACCGGTTTGTTGCCGGATACAACGGTAGCGAATGGAGAGTATCAGGTGGCTAGGGTAGAAAGCGGCAAAGAGTCGGCTAAGGTTGATATCCCTGCATTTACCACGCTACCAATCAAGGTGACGGGAGTAACCTTGTCACCTAAAACATCGAGCGCAGAAGTAGGGACAGTGGGAAGTCGTCAATTAACAGCGGCTATTGAACCCATTAACGCTACAAACGCAGCGGTAACTTATTCAATCGCGCCGACTACGGCAGGGCTATCAGTGAGTACCACAGGCTTAATCGAATGGGATGACACGGTTGCCGATGGGGTATACACTACGACCGTAACCACTGATGATGGCGGTAATACAGATACACATGTATTGACGTTAACGACTCCATAA
- a CDS encoding capsid protein gives MAVVNYAQQYLAALQQKFAAALSFAELYNTPNNANIKWINAKTIQIPRITVGGFVDVDRDVVGSFTRRADNDWETKTIEHDREFRTLVDPQDIDETNLALSIANITRVFNDEQKIPEMDKYAASKLYSEFTTFGGTANTEVLTAANVLEVFDTFMEKMDDAEVPQNGRILYVTPAVNKVLKTAQGLQRQLDAAGNSGNVKRSIYSLDDVTIRMVPSPRMKTAYDFTDGAVVDLAAKQINMILVHPLSVLTPQQYEFVSLDNPSAATGGKYLYFERKYWDIFAIEKKVPGILFNVEA, from the coding sequence ATGGCAGTAGTCAATTATGCACAACAATATTTAGCGGCCCTTCAACAAAAATTCGCGGCGGCGTTATCTTTCGCGGAACTATACAACACGCCGAACAATGCAAATATCAAATGGATTAACGCAAAAACAATCCAAATCCCTCGTATTACAGTAGGCGGATTCGTCGATGTAGACCGAGATGTAGTAGGTTCGTTCACACGTCGAGCTGATAACGACTGGGAGACGAAGACGATTGAGCATGACCGTGAATTCCGTACATTGGTTGATCCGCAAGATATCGATGAAACGAACCTTGCACTTTCGATCGCAAACATCACCCGCGTGTTCAATGACGAGCAGAAGATTCCAGAAATGGACAAGTACGCTGCATCTAAACTGTATTCAGAGTTCACTACATTTGGCGGTACTGCGAACACTGAAGTTCTTACAGCAGCAAACGTATTGGAAGTATTCGATACATTCATGGAGAAGATGGATGACGCGGAAGTTCCGCAAAATGGACGTATCTTATATGTAACGCCTGCTGTAAATAAAGTGTTGAAAACAGCGCAGGGTCTTCAACGTCAATTAGATGCAGCTGGTAATAGCGGAAACGTGAAACGCAGCATCTATTCACTTGACGACGTAACAATTCGAATGGTGCCATCACCACGAATGAAAACGGCATATGACTTTACAGACGGCGCTGTTGTGGATTTAGCGGCAAAACAAATCAACATGATTCTTGTTCATCCGCTATCGGTTCTTACTCCACAACAATACGAGTTTGTGAGTTTGGATAACCCGTCTGCTGCTACTGGTGGAAAATATTTGTATTTCGAAAGAAAGTATTGGGACATCTTCGCGATCGAGAAGAAGGTGCCGGGCATTCTGTTCAACGTCGAAGCCTAA
- a CDS encoding phage minor capsid protein, with protein sequence MSRRIDPYQLNLYTSQVTDIYIALEDEIFRMISKRLKTPPELGKDYVLQWQVEKMQQLRMLNADTIKELSKATGLSASAIRQAVNDVGFATIEGLDDELKNVKQKLLAPTQIDVILESFVKQSFREIDNFVNQTLITTNYGEGSVTNMYRKIVEESTGKVLAGTKTINQAVAETIVKWGNKGIATSFVDKGGNVWDMERYVETVVRSTVNNTYNNLRLSRMDEYGVDLVLVSSYADAREICSKIQGQVASMSNPTSNEKYPSIYDYGYGTPGGIRGINCRHILFPFIEGVNTNNQPQYDPEEAAARGKLVQKQRGLERDIRKAKREYNIANELKDKDAIAKARNKILTRQGKLREFIGETGLPRRRDKEQLIINNVHVSGKPTTEKKPATPKKQSSGNVNDRFVKVSDDWEY encoded by the coding sequence ATGTCACGACGAATTGACCCATACCAACTTAACTTGTATACGTCCCAAGTCACCGACATTTACATTGCTTTGGAAGATGAAATCTTTCGGATGATTTCCAAGCGATTAAAGACGCCCCCGGAACTAGGCAAGGATTACGTACTTCAATGGCAAGTCGAAAAGATGCAACAGTTAAGAATGTTGAATGCCGACACGATTAAAGAACTGTCAAAGGCTACGGGTTTATCGGCTAGTGCTATTCGTCAAGCGGTCAATGATGTAGGTTTTGCGACTATCGAAGGACTAGACGATGAGTTAAAGAACGTCAAGCAGAAGTTGCTGGCGCCTACTCAAATTGACGTGATCCTTGAAAGTTTCGTAAAGCAGTCGTTTCGGGAGATTGATAACTTTGTTAATCAGACACTTATCACGACCAATTACGGCGAGGGTAGCGTCACGAACATGTATCGCAAAATCGTTGAGGAGTCCACGGGTAAGGTTCTGGCCGGGACTAAGACGATTAATCAAGCAGTGGCGGAGACCATCGTTAAGTGGGGTAACAAGGGTATTGCCACATCGTTTGTTGATAAGGGCGGCAACGTATGGGACATGGAAAGGTATGTTGAAACGGTCGTTCGTTCAACGGTCAACAATACTTATAATAATTTGAGACTATCAAGAATGGATGAATATGGTGTTGATTTAGTGCTGGTGAGTAGTTATGCGGATGCTAGGGAGATTTGCTCCAAGATTCAAGGGCAAGTTGCTTCTATGAGTAATCCAACGAGTAACGAAAAGTATCCATCAATTTATGATTACGGATATGGAACGCCAGGAGGCATTCGTGGCATTAACTGTCGCCATATTCTTTTCCCCTTCATTGAGGGAGTGAACACCAATAACCAACCACAATACGATCCAGAAGAAGCGGCAGCACGTGGGAAGTTAGTCCAAAAGCAACGTGGACTCGAAAGGGATATCCGTAAAGCGAAGCGTGAATATAACATTGCGAACGAGTTGAAAGACAAGGACGCGATAGCAAAGGCTCGTAATAAGATTCTTACCCGTCAAGGTAAGCTTCGGGAGTTCATTGGTGAAACAGGATTGCCAAGACGACGGGATAAAGAGCAGTTGATCATTAACAACGTTCATGTTAGTGGTAAACCGACGACAGAAAAGAAACCTGCTACGCCTAAAAAGCAATCATCTGGCAATGTTAATGATAGATTCGTCAAGGTTAGTGATGATTGGGAGTATTGA
- a CDS encoding phage portal protein: MGITKTINSVSDFREVPNNDKFYTLIEQWKALYQGYYSEWHDVNYQTVNGRKKRRMSSLNMPKVLSQEMATLIFNERCEINIDDDDLAENIKNVLSENKFSKHFQDYLEFQFALGGMVIKPYFGDDEIKLSFVTPDCFIPVSWDNKGIFEAIFTNQTRKGKKVYTHLEWHLREGDEYVVKNELYVSENGEELGKKIPLSTLYPKMDEEARMKNIKRSLFVYFMPNTANHIDMHSPLGVPIYSHALDTLKSIDVAYDSFEREFRLGKRRIIIPATAVRSVIDEHGVLQRYFDADDEVYQAMATGDMDDSKIQDNTVELRVDEHVAAINALLNFLSMQTGFSSGSFAFDGKSMKTATEVVSENSKTFRTKQSHETIVEEGLVELVEVIVQLAELYDVFSRPSGKYEVTVAFDDSIAEDAAGEINKQAQMVASELNSKKRAIMKIHKISEEEAEKILQEIFAEARRGSPMREEIEQEVSLFGERE; the protein is encoded by the coding sequence ATGGGCATCACAAAAACAATCAATAGCGTAAGCGATTTTCGAGAAGTTCCTAACAACGATAAATTCTATACGCTGATCGAGCAATGGAAAGCACTTTACCAGGGCTATTATTCTGAGTGGCACGATGTGAATTACCAAACTGTAAACGGACGCAAGAAACGACGTATGTCATCGCTAAACATGCCGAAAGTGTTGTCACAAGAGATGGCAACATTGATATTTAACGAACGATGCGAGATTAATATTGACGACGATGATTTGGCCGAGAATATTAAGAACGTATTATCCGAGAACAAGTTCAGTAAACATTTTCAGGACTATCTCGAATTCCAATTTGCATTGGGCGGCATGGTCATCAAGCCGTATTTTGGAGACGATGAAATCAAACTATCATTCGTCACGCCGGATTGCTTCATCCCTGTATCTTGGGACAACAAAGGGATATTTGAAGCGATCTTTACTAACCAGACACGCAAAGGCAAGAAGGTGTATACGCATCTTGAATGGCATTTGCGAGAAGGTGACGAGTATGTCGTTAAGAATGAATTGTACGTGAGTGAAAACGGCGAGGAATTAGGTAAAAAAATTCCGTTGAGTACGCTATATCCAAAAATGGATGAAGAAGCACGAATGAAAAATATCAAGCGTTCTTTATTCGTTTACTTCATGCCGAATACAGCTAATCATATCGACATGCACAGCCCTCTAGGTGTCCCGATTTATTCTCACGCACTCGATACCCTGAAATCTATTGACGTCGCATACGATTCGTTCGAAAGGGAGTTCCGATTAGGTAAGCGGCGCATTATCATTCCCGCTACTGCCGTCCGGTCAGTAATTGATGAACATGGTGTTCTGCAAAGATACTTTGACGCTGATGATGAGGTTTATCAAGCAATGGCGACGGGCGATATGGATGATAGCAAGATACAGGACAATACGGTTGAGTTAAGAGTAGATGAACACGTAGCGGCAATTAATGCGCTGCTAAACTTCTTATCCATGCAGACTGGATTCAGTAGCGGATCATTTGCCTTTGATGGCAAGAGCATGAAGACGGCAACAGAAGTGGTCAGCGAGAACTCGAAGACGTTTCGAACCAAGCAGTCCCATGAAACGATTGTCGAAGAGGGCTTGGTTGAACTTGTAGAAGTTATTGTCCAGTTAGCGGAGCTGTACGACGTGTTTAGCCGTCCAAGTGGCAAGTATGAGGTAACAGTTGCCTTCGATGACTCTATCGCCGAGGATGCGGCAGGCGAGATTAACAAGCAGGCCCAAATGGTAGCAAGTGAGCTCAATTCAAAAAAACGAGCCATCATGAAGATTCATAAGATTTCCGAAGAGGAAGCGGAAAAGATATTGCAGGAAATATTTGCAGAAGCTAGGCGCGGTTCGCCGATGCGGGAAGAGATTGAACAGGAAGTTAGTTTGTTTGGGGAACGAGAGTGA
- a CDS encoding PBSX family phage terminase large subunit, producing MSKLNIQFSPKQLEAIYRPYSHTFDVLEGTPRSGKTTAGHFRYADYLSWSRDTNHLIVAYNQEQAYRLFIDGDGTGLMHIFGNLAEIKHDEHGSHLEVHTPNGVKKVYYKGGGKSNSVGAITGMSLGSVVFCEINLLHMSMIQECFRRTFAALDRYHLADLNPPAPFHPVIKEVFEVQNTNWLHWTIQDNPIITDERKAEIYEILKKNPYLLRRDWFGERVMPQGVVYSMFDMNVNSLPSVVGKRYEMFFVADGGQSDATSCSCNIVVQFEGKFRLLRVANYYHSGADTGQVKAMSVYAKEIKEFMKWCADKFEMTYTYVFVDPACKSLREEMHLKNIATTRADNNAKDGRQKGGGVETGIERFQNSITNEQFYVVEVDDKYDHYHFYKEIGMYVRLDNGEPIDDYNHALDEARYANNYFYNRYVTRGG from the coding sequence ATGAGTAAACTCAATATACAATTCTCACCAAAACAGCTTGAAGCAATCTATCGTCCTTATAGTCACACATTCGATGTACTAGAGGGAACACCTCGTTCAGGTAAAACAACAGCAGGCCACTTTCGGTATGCTGATTATTTGTCGTGGTCGAGAGATACGAACCATCTAATTGTCGCTTACAACCAAGAGCAAGCCTATCGTCTATTCATCGATGGTGATGGCACTGGTCTTATGCATATCTTCGGAAATCTGGCGGAGATAAAGCATGATGAGCACGGTTCCCATCTTGAAGTGCATACGCCAAACGGAGTTAAAAAGGTGTACTACAAAGGTGGAGGTAAATCAAACAGCGTCGGCGCTATCACAGGGATGTCCCTAGGTAGTGTCGTTTTTTGTGAGATAAACCTTTTGCACATGTCGATGATTCAAGAGTGTTTCCGTCGTACGTTTGCGGCGTTGGACCGTTACCATTTAGCGGATTTAAACCCACCAGCGCCTTTCCATCCAGTCATTAAAGAAGTATTCGAGGTTCAGAATACGAACTGGCTGCATTGGACGATTCAGGATAATCCAATTATTACTGATGAACGGAAAGCGGAAATCTATGAAATCCTTAAAAAGAACCCATATCTATTACGTCGTGACTGGTTCGGGGAACGCGTAATGCCACAGGGTGTCGTTTATTCGATGTTCGACATGAATGTGAATAGCTTGCCTTCCGTCGTTGGAAAGCGTTACGAAATGTTCTTTGTCGCTGATGGAGGACAGTCGGATGCTACTTCGTGCAGCTGTAATATCGTAGTTCAGTTCGAAGGTAAGTTCCGTTTATTGCGAGTAGCGAACTATTATCACAGCGGAGCGGATACAGGGCAAGTCAAAGCGATGTCTGTGTACGCAAAAGAAATAAAGGAGTTCATGAAGTGGTGTGCAGATAAGTTCGAAATGACGTACACCTACGTATTTGTTGACCCGGCATGTAAGTCATTGCGTGAAGAGATGCACCTGAAAAACATAGCGACGACGAGGGCAGACAATAACGCTAAAGACGGGCGGCAAAAAGGTGGAGGAGTAGAAACGGGAATCGAGCGATTCCAAAACTCCATCACCAACGAGCAGTTCTATGTAGTTGAAGTTGACGACAAGTATGATCACTATCATTTCTATAAAGAAATCGGTATGTACGTCCGTTTAGATAACGGGGAACCCATCGACGATTATAACCACGCACTCGATGAAGCGCGGTATGCAAACAATTACTTTTATAACAGGTACGTGACGAGGGGCGGGTGA
- a CDS encoding LuxR C-terminal-related transcriptional regulator — translation MTEKQIEQLLKDYHWMINSVKIMREGLNDIGGGMTAQYGLEAAMPKASGGHSDPIYQEFNRREKRWKKIGDYERKIQMVQEKIHLITIDREIEVLHWLLEGKSMRWIGDHMGLSDRHIGRIKDTVIRRML, via the coding sequence ATGACAGAGAAGCAGATTGAGCAGTTGCTTAAGGATTATCATTGGATGATTAATAGTGTGAAGATTATGCGCGAAGGGCTTAACGACATCGGTGGGGGCATGACGGCGCAATATGGATTAGAGGCAGCTATGCCGAAAGCATCTGGCGGGCATAGTGATCCGATTTATCAGGAGTTTAATCGTCGGGAAAAGCGTTGGAAAAAGATTGGTGATTATGAACGGAAAATACAGATGGTGCAAGAGAAGATTCACCTGATTACTATTGACAGGGAAATTGAGGTGTTGCATTGGTTGCTTGAAGGAAAGAGCATGCGCTGGATAGGGGATCACATGGGTTTATCGGACAGGCATATCGGAAGAATTAAGGACACGGTCATACGCAGGATGTTGTAA
- a CDS encoding DUF3954 domain-containing protein, with protein MRAKDTEVIDLKKDATFIVKDGKLTEVPSPPTGYGKQIINWQGGKPCNGSLEESFKF; from the coding sequence GTGAGAGCAAAAGATACAGAAGTGATAGACTTAAAGAAGGATGCAACGTTTATCGTTAAAGACGGGAAATTGACCGAGGTACCAAGTCCTCCAACGGGCTACGGGAAGCAAATCATCAACTGGCAAGGGGGCAAACCTTGCAACGGATCGCTAGAAGAATCATTTAAATTTTAA
- a CDS encoding helix-turn-helix domain containing protein, with protein sequence MIARQEQTHMLLDDLDIDWTFTTSEVKTFREMWRDGAGLDTIATELGRSQLEATLLVIEQAELGEIEQRQHGVYGS encoded by the coding sequence ATGATAGCCCGACAAGAACAGACGCACATGCTACTAGATGACTTGGATATTGATTGGACGTTTACAACATCGGAGGTTAAGACGTTTCGTGAGATGTGGAGAGACGGCGCAGGACTCGATACGATTGCGACTGAATTGGGTAGGTCGCAGTTGGAGGCGACGTTGCTTGTTATTGAGCAGGCGGAGCTGGGAGAGATTGAGCAGCGGCAACATGGCGTATACGGGAGTTGA
- a CDS encoding IDEAL domain-containing protein has protein sequence MNDEMFRYAMKTALLAHFKMQNDLDIKVRDEFRDMFNGTNERRRYLEHHPSIQTNITDDDMLLLQIDHALDDGDAERFMQLTDELKGMGVLV, from the coding sequence ATGAACGATGAAATGTTTAGATATGCGATGAAGACTGCGTTACTGGCGCATTTTAAAATGCAGAATGACCTCGATATCAAAGTTCGTGACGAATTTCGAGATATGTTCAACGGAACCAATGAGCGTAGACGGTACTTGGAGCACCATCCAAGCATCCAGACTAACATCACGGACGACGACATGCTGTTGTTGCAGATTGACCATGCGTTGGATGATGGGGATGCGGAGAGGTTCATGCAGCTTACTGACGAACTGAAAGGGATGGGGGTGTTGGTGTGA
- a CDS encoding DUF1064 domain-containing protein: protein MRNPQRITRRSKSVRAPKQPKAARQYHSKKIVADGIEFDSLTEAAYYDYLKRDQTVELIEVQPEYQIIKPYSVACKRCAGGGKLVSPKTGNPINCTLCHGKGKRDKPGAKYTADFKVTYFDGYVEIYDVKGGPVTRDFPLRRKLFELKTGMELIVVRLKDKEWVRD, encoded by the coding sequence TTGAGAAATCCGCAAAGAATAACACGGCGCTCGAAAAGTGTACGGGCGCCGAAACAACCAAAGGCAGCACGGCAATATCACTCGAAAAAGATTGTGGCTGATGGGATTGAATTCGACTCTCTCACAGAAGCGGCGTATTACGATTATCTAAAAAGAGATCAAACTGTCGAACTTATTGAGGTCCAGCCGGAGTACCAGATTATCAAACCGTACAGCGTGGCTTGTAAGCGTTGTGCTGGTGGCGGCAAGCTTGTTAGTCCTAAGACGGGTAATCCTATCAATTGCACATTATGCCACGGTAAGGGTAAACGGGACAAGCCTGGGGCTAAGTATACAGCGGACTTTAAGGTCACTTACTTTGATGGTTACGTGGAAATATACGATGTCAAAGGTGGCCCGGTAACGAGGGATTTTCCCCTCCGGAGGAAATTATTCGAACTAAAAACAGGTATGGAATTGATCGTTGTGAGGTTGAAAGATAAGGAATGGGTGAGGGATTAA
- a CDS encoding DUF6011 domain-containing protein, producing MECGRCGRKLKTQKSIDDGYGPVCKRKKAAEDAEFERIQITLDELLGWSW from the coding sequence ATGGAATGCGGACGTTGCGGCAGAAAACTCAAAACACAAAAGTCGATTGATGATGGGTATGGTCCTGTGTGTAAGCGCAAGAAAGCGGCAGAGGATGCGGAGTTTGAAAGGATTCAAATTACGCTGGATGAGTTGTTGGGATGGAGCTGGTGA
- a CDS encoding dUTP diphosphatase: MNLTKLFEMQKVLDQKIYDRFPGLKEEPWDWKITALLTELGECANEHRGFKRWSANQQPNTFLACGRCRGRGIAFKSILRDDPFECPKCKGGKGTNPLLEEYVDCIHFFLSIAIELNMFPQNLHVFEDHTEETIEQSFNRVFYEVSSISALRDRDAPKRVTQEDLQEILYIAFSCFVGIGEQFLGFTWNQVEDAYFAKNEVNHVRQAEGY; encoded by the coding sequence ATGAATTTAACTAAATTGTTTGAAATGCAGAAGGTGCTGGATCAGAAAATATACGACCGATTCCCCGGTTTGAAAGAGGAGCCGTGGGATTGGAAGATCACAGCGTTGCTTACGGAGCTTGGAGAATGCGCGAATGAACATAGGGGCTTCAAAAGGTGGAGTGCAAACCAACAACCGAACACCTTCCTGGCGTGTGGGCGTTGCAGAGGTAGAGGGATAGCATTCAAAAGCATACTGAGAGATGACCCGTTCGAATGTCCGAAATGTAAAGGTGGAAAAGGCACGAACCCACTCCTCGAAGAATACGTTGATTGCATTCACTTTTTCTTAAGTATTGCGATTGAATTGAATATGTTTCCGCAAAATCTTCACGTTTTTGAAGATCATACAGAGGAAACTATCGAACAATCATTCAACAGGGTGTTTTATGAAGTGTCGAGCATCAGCGCTTTGAGGGATAGAGATGCTCCAAAAAGAGTTACACAAGAAGATTTACAAGAAATATTATATATAGCTTTTAGCTGCTTTGTTGGAATCGGAGAGCAGTTCCTTGGGTTCACATGGAACCAAGTTGAAGACGCTTATTTTGCTAAAAATGAAGTCAACCACGTCAGACAAGCGGAGGGATACTGA
- the ssb gene encoding single-stranded DNA-binding protein encodes MINRVVLVGRMTRDPEVKYSQSGVAMCRFSIAVNRTFKNASGETEADFPNILTFKKTAENVANFLKKGSLVGIDGRIQTGSYEKDGVRVYTTEILADSVQFLEPRNSNAENTSSNQSNGRQAPWDTNTPNYQRDAQNRSETTSNDPFSTGGGTVDPSDDLPF; translated from the coding sequence ATGATTAACCGTGTCGTATTGGTTGGTCGCATGACACGCGATCCAGAAGTTAAGTATTCGCAATCAGGAGTGGCCATGTGTCGCTTCTCGATTGCGGTCAACAGAACGTTTAAAAATGCGAGTGGCGAAACGGAAGCGGATTTCCCGAACATCTTGACGTTCAAGAAGACGGCGGAGAACGTAGCTAACTTTTTGAAGAAGGGCTCACTAGTTGGCATTGACGGGAGAATCCAGACAGGGTCATACGAAAAAGATGGCGTTCGGGTTTATACCACGGAAATTTTGGCAGATTCGGTTCAATTCTTGGAGCCGAGAAACAGTAATGCGGAAAACACATCTAGCAATCAATCTAACGGTAGACAAGCACCGTGGGATACGAATACACCAAACTATCAGCGGGACGCTCAGAATCGATCGGAAACGACATCGAATGACCCGTTTTCGACAGGTGGGGGAACGGTAGACCCGTCTGATGATCTTCCCTTCTAG